In Eriocheir sinensis breed Jianghai 21 chromosome 23, ASM2467909v1, whole genome shotgun sequence, a single window of DNA contains:
- the LOC127002585 gene encoding uncharacterized protein LOC127002585, producing the protein MRGYIIATSRHSTTCQQADNMPKTKQIGGRAKQRRPQADRPENIGADPEPETAERDKSLQSSISSVDGIPETQQDTLDTQRQPSSEEEATRQQKKRVRVSKKEIPEYRWTDEGERGLADLIKEYPQLYDKKQKEWLNVATKNSLWNRVGEQLNPPATGPQCKKHYENMRTRVGKILKKEKKSGASQPERSARDDEIMETWSFLTQHIVRGKTIPSEQFAVPESATVTSSDDEDNDVQSTGSQSQAFTTTGKGKGKRSRPPTTETATTTAVTTTTSGVTHIDLSEAVRQILSKADSQGASHSYTGHQKIVHDFVCLLEGHMQGIPEESWHEFQIDCLNLVHRYRQRRPLFQQSQQQPPMIWQGPQQQQPWQPLQQQQFWHPPQPATWQAPPQQQQQQQPPASQPAPQPWLPPQPPLASQSSGSVGSILERSSPSTPFTSKDLNTPKVHRVSPGSGPSISKDTE; encoded by the exons ATGCGGGGGTATATAATAGCCACTTCTCGCCATTCCACAACTTGCCAGCAAGCAGACAACATGCCGAAGACGAAACAAATAGGTGGAAGAGCAAAGCAGAGAAGGCCACAAGCCGACAGGCCAGAAAATATTGGAGCAGATCCAGAGCCAGAGACCGCTGAGAGAGATAAGTCCCTCCAGTCATCCATATCAAGTGTCGATGGCATCCCTGAGACACAGCAGGATACACTTGACACCCAGAGACAGCCATCCAGTGAGGAAGAGGCTACCCGGCAGCAGAAGAAGCGGGTCCGGGTATCCAAGAAGGAAATCCCTGAGTACCGCTGGAcagatgagggggagagggggttggCTGACCTCATCAAGGAATACCCCCAGCTGTATGACAAGAAGCAAAAGGAGTGGCTTAACGTGGCGACCAAGAACAGCCTGTGGAACCGAGTCGGAGAGCAGCTGAATCCCCCTGCCACTGGTCCCCAATGCAAGAAGCACTACGAGAACATGCGCACCAGGGTGGGGAAGAtcttgaagaaggagaagaagagtgggGCAAGCCAGCCTGAGAGGAGTGCCCGTGACGACGAGATCATGGAGACTTGGAGTTTCTTAACACAGCACATCGTTCGGGGAAAGACAATCCCCAGTGAGCAGTTTGCTGTCCCCGAATCAGCCACAGTGACGAGCAGCGACGATGAGGATAATGATGTCCAGTCTACAGGGTCCCAGAGCCAGGCATTTACTACAACAGGCAAGGGCAAGGGGAAGCGGTCCAGGCCCCCAACAACAGAGACAGCCACCACAAccgccgtcactaccaccacatcGGGGGTCACCCACATTGACCTCAGTGAAGCTGTCAGGCAG ATCCTCTCCAAAGCAGACTCCCAGGGCGCCAGCCACTCCTACACCGGCCACCAGAAGATCGTCCATGATTTCGTGTGCTTGCTGGAAGGGCACATGCAGGGCATCCCGGAGGAATCCTGGCACGAGTTCCAGATTGACTGCCTCAACCTGGTCCACCGTTACAGGCAGCGGCGTCCGCTCTTCCAGCaatcacagcaacaaccacccaTGATCTGGCAAGGCCCACAGCAGCAGCAACCCTGGCAGCCCCTTCAGCAGCAGCAGTTCTGGCACCCCCCTCAACCGGCCACCTGGCAGGCAccgccacagcagcagcagcagcagcaacctcCAGCAAGTCAGCCCGCACCTCAACCCTGGTTGCCGCCCCAGCCACCACTGGCCTCCCAGTCTTCAG GGTCGGTAGGCAGCATCCTAGAGAGGAGTTCACCCTCAACCCCCTTCACCTCCAAGGACCTTAACACCCCGAAAGTCCACCGTGTATCCCCAGGCAGCGGTCCCAGCATCAGCAAGGACACTGAGTGA
- the LOC127002586 gene encoding uncharacterized protein LOC127002586 — MPKKGKQQAPQQESSPSLQEEETGDVPPEVPDDTDVPDVEVVKVQPVAGLSRKRTRPSKKDVQDYPFNDDQLREIANYVQLHPELYDKRNEKWLNPAWKESLWKDLAQTFSDCSHQQVKKVVDKKRTDFGKIEKRESKSGSAARPRTQREQKIVEVWGFLAGHIAHESTHPSDDFGRQGDDQDSSSHESVLSAHSIARRKRKKERQEEELSSPRSTKSTQESSAIQELLQSAQLLATRKPPVEGPDADIRQFVEFMYTRLKKVSPMHHGVLFSKIAYMISLMEEPVMARSAIKDPRRLLDSVPMPLGVASPSHLWQPPAPPTLAPAPPPPPPVYHQPQYQQTQYQQPHPQYQQQQYQQPQQQYQPQQSEQQQFPQ; from the coding sequence ATGCCCAAGAAAGGCAAGCAGCAAGCACCACAGCAGGAGTCTTCCCCGAGTCTGCAGGAGGAAGAAACTGGTGATGTTCCTCCTGAGGTTCCTGACGACACTGACGTTCCTGATGTGGAAGTGGTGAAGGTACAACCTGTTGCTGGGCTCTCCAGGAAACGCACTCGGCCATCCAAGAAAGACGTTCAGGACTACCCCTTCAACGACGACCAACTGAGGGAGATAGCAAACTACGTCCAGTTGCATCCAGAGCTCTACGATAAGCGGAACGAGAAGTGGCTGAATCCGGCGTGGAAGGAGAGCCTCTGGAAGGACCTGGCCCAAACTTTCTCGGACTGTTCTCACCAGCAGGTGAAGAAGGTGGTGGACAAGAAGAGAACAGATTTTGGGAAAATCGagaagagggagagcaagagtGGATCAGCAGCCAGGCCGAGGACGCAGAGGGAGCAGAAGATCGTCGAGGTTTGGGGCTTCCTGGCAGGTCACATCGCCCACGAAAGTACGCACCCTAGTGATGACTTCGGCAGACAAGGTGACGATCAAGATTCCTCCAGCCATGAGTCTGTCCTATCGGCCCACTCAAttgccaggaggaagaggaagaaggaacggcAGGAGGAGGAACTATCCAGCCCACGATCCACCAAATCTACCCAGGAGAGCAGTGCCATCCAAGAACTACTCCAGAGTGCACAGCTGCTAGCTACACGAAAACCACCAGTCGAGGGACCTGACGCTGACATCCGGCAGTTTGTTGAATTTATGTACACTCGCCTGAAGAAGGTTTCCCCCATGCATCATGGAGTACTCTTCTCCAAGATCGCGTACATGATCAGCCTCATGGAGGAACCAGTGATGGCCAGAAGTGCTATTAAAGACCCGAGAAGGTTGCTGGATTCTGTGCCCATGCCACTAGGAGTTGCGAGCCCATCGCACCTGTGGCAGCCTCCTGCACCGCCTActcttgctcctgctcctcctcctcctcctccagtctatcaTCAGCCGCAGTACCAACAGACCCAGTACCAGCAGCCACATCcccaataccaacaacaacagtaccaacAGCCTCAACAACAATACCAGCCTCAACAATCAGAACAGCAACAGTTCCCTCAGTag